In one Capricornis sumatraensis isolate serow.1 chromosome 1, serow.2, whole genome shotgun sequence genomic region, the following are encoded:
- the UBXN2A gene encoding UBX domain-containing protein 2A has product MKEVDNLESIKEEWVCETGSDHQPLSDSQQTNCEYFVDSLFEEAQKVGAKCLSPTEQKKQVDVSIKLWKNGFTVNDDFRSYSDGASQQFLNSIKKGELPLELQGVFDKEEVDVKVEDKKNEVCMSTKPVFQPFSGQGHRLGSATPKIVSKAKNIEVENKNKLSAVPLNNLEPITNIQIWLANGKRIVQKFNISHRISHIKDFIEKYQGSQRSPPFSLATALPFLKLLDETLTLEEADLQNAVIIQRLKKTAEPFKELS; this is encoded by the exons atgaaagaagtGGATAATCTTGAAAGTATAAAGGAAGAATG GGTTTGTGAAACAGGATCTGACCACCAACCTCTTAGTGATAGTCAACAAACAAATTGTGAATATTTTGTTGACAGCCTTTTTGAGGAAGCTCAGAAGGTTGGTGCCAAATGTTTGTCTCCCACTGAACAAAAGAAACAG GTAGATGTAAGTATAAAATTATGGAAAAATGGATTCACTGTCAATGATGATTTCAGAAGTTATTCTGATGGTGCAAGTCAACAGTTTCTGAACTCCATCAAAAAAGG ggAATTACCTTTAGAATTACAGGGAGTTTTTGATAAAGAGGAGGTGGATGTTAAAGTTGAagataagaaaaatgaagtaTGTATGTCAACAAAGCCTGTGTTTCAGCCCTTCTCAGGACAAGGTCACAGACTGGGAAG TGCTACACCAAAAATTGTTTCTAAAGCTAAGAATATTGAAGTTGAGAATAAAAATAAGTTGTCTGCTGTCCCACTAAACAATCTGGAACCCATCACTAATATACAGATCTGGTTAGCCAACGGGAAAAGGATTGTCCAAAAATTTAACATTTCTCATAG GATAAGCCACATCAAAGACTTCATCGAAAAATACCAGGGATCTCAGAGGAGTCCTCCCTTTTCCCTGGCAACTGCTCTTCCTTTCCTCAAATTGCTAGATGAAACACTCACACTGGAAGAAGCTGATTTACAGAATGCTGTAATCATTCAGAGACTCAAAAAAACCGCTGAACCTTTTAAAGAACTTTCATAG